The proteins below come from a single Solea senegalensis isolate Sse05_10M linkage group LG2, IFAPA_SoseM_1, whole genome shotgun sequence genomic window:
- the gca gene encoding grancalcin, translating to MAYPGYGAMPGMPGHGMPGGHMGGPMPGPMGGPMGGPMGGAPPQGGYAPYGGGYSSGYGAAPAANDPMWGYFTAIAGQDGEVDAEELQRCLTQAGFTGTYSPFSLDTCRIMIAMLDRDFTGKMGFNEFKELFTALNGWKQNFMMFDQDRSGSIEPHELTQAIAAMGYRISPQALNAIIKRYNKGGRIYFDDYVACSVKLRAVSDNFRQRDTMQQGSVTFQYDDFIQCTMSI from the exons ATGGCTTATCCAGGATACGGCGCG ATGCCTGGCATGCCAGGTCATGGAATGCCAGGAGGGCACATGGGAGGTCCCATGCCTGGGCCCATGGGAGGTCCCATGGGAGGTCCCATGGGAGGTGCACCACCCCAGGGAGGATATGCACCCTATGGTGGAGGCTATTCAAGTGGATATGGTGCTGCACCAGCTGCCAATGATCCAATGTGGGGTTACTTTACAGCCATAGCAGGCCAG GACGGTGAGGTTGATGCCGAGGAACTCCAGAGGTGTCTGACTCAGGCAGGTTTCACTGGCACCTACTCGC CTTTCAGCCTGGATACCTGCAGAATCATGATTGCGATGCTTGAT AGGGACTTCACTGGCAAGATGGGGTTCAACGAGTTCAAGGAGCTGTTCACAGCTCTGAACGGCTGGAAGCAGAACTTCATGATGTTTGATCAGGACAGGAGTGGAAGCATTGAGCCTCATGAGTTGACTCAGGCTATCGCCGCTATGG GTTACCGCATCAGTCCTCAGGCTCTGAACGCTATCATCAAGCGCTACAACAAAGGCGGAAGAATCTACTTTGATGACTACGTGGCATGCTCTGTCAAACTGCGAGCCGTCTCAG ATAActtcagacagagagacaccaTGCAGCAGGGATCTGTCACCTTCCAGTATGATGAT TTTATCCAGTGCACAATGTCCATCTAA